One window from the genome of Acidimicrobiales bacterium encodes:
- a CDS encoding SDR family NAD(P)-dependent oxidoreductase, which produces MTGAGRGIGRAYARLLAARGATVVVNDLGGSMTGVGVGDEPATAAVEEITAGGGTAVADTNDVATPGGAAALVEGAVERFGRLDVLVNNAGIMRWARFPDVSDDDFERHLAVHLGASFLTARAAWPHLAARGTGRIVMTTSAGVFGLPDNTAYAAAKGGVIGLTRSLATAGATDGIKVNLIAPAAITRLAGGQTDDDGSMSPDLVAPLVAFLAHDDCPSNGEIYTAGAGRFARIFLASTPGYVHRGEAPTIEDVVAHWNEVVDDTGYSCPDSLMDWSASFTAHLDQQG; this is translated from the coding sequence GTGACCGGCGCCGGACGCGGCATCGGGCGCGCGTACGCGCGGCTCCTCGCCGCGCGCGGCGCCACCGTGGTGGTCAACGACCTCGGCGGCTCGATGACGGGGGTGGGCGTCGGCGACGAGCCGGCCACCGCGGCCGTCGAGGAGATCACCGCGGGCGGTGGGACGGCCGTCGCCGACACCAACGACGTCGCCACACCCGGCGGGGCCGCCGCACTGGTCGAAGGTGCCGTCGAGCGCTTCGGACGCCTCGACGTCTTGGTCAACAACGCCGGGATCATGCGCTGGGCGCGGTTTCCCGACGTGTCCGACGACGACTTCGAGCGGCACCTCGCGGTGCACCTCGGCGCCTCGTTCCTGACGGCGCGCGCCGCGTGGCCCCACTTGGCCGCGCGGGGCACCGGCCGGATCGTCATGACCACGTCGGCGGGCGTCTTCGGGCTCCCCGACAACACGGCTTACGCGGCGGCCAAGGGCGGCGTCATCGGGCTCACCCGGAGCCTGGCGACGGCCGGCGCCACTGACGGCATCAAGGTCAACCTCATCGCGCCGGCGGCAATCACCCGCCTGGCCGGTGGGCAGACCGACGACGACGGGTCGATGTCACCGGACCTCGTCGCCCCGCTGGTGGCGTTCCTCGCCCACGACGACTGCCCGTCGAACGGCGAGATCTACACCGCCGGAGCGGGCCGCTTCGCCCGCATCTTCCTCGCGTCGACGCCGGGCTACGTCCACCGTGGCGAGGCGCCGACCATCGAGGACGTCGTGGCGCACTGGAACGAGGTCGTCGACGACACCGGGTACTCGTGCCCGGACAGCCTCATGGACTGGTCCGCTTCGTTCACCGCCCACCTCGACCAGCAGGGTTGA
- a CDS encoding dehydrogenase E1 component subunit alpha/beta, producing MTATPVPPLELTRHDLLELHRRMLVIRGFEERVSRLYRGNEIPGFVHLSIGQEASAVGACWPLRPSDAITSTHRGHGHCLAKGLDPLAMFAELMGKDAGTNRGRGGSMHIADPELGIFGANGIVAAGVPLAVGAATAAKLRGDGGVAVAFFGDGAPAQGAFHEAVNLAAVWSLPVVFFCENNGYAEFSPVANQHAAPLARRAAGYGVAYAAVDGNDVMATTATMADAVARVRAGEGPIVVEAATYRWHGHYEGDPERYRSADEVREWAERDPLVIHAQHLRDAGITDDELEAMEDAVATELDEAVETARRLADPDPQTLHDFVVRERPAPPEPPDPPPDAPVIRTMDAIRSAIEVEMANDPEVFVAGIDVAEGGNVFGILPGLHEQFGERVRDTPISETAIVGLGVGAAMAGMRPLVEVMYLDFLGVCFDQLLNQAAKLPFMTGGAARMGLTVRTQFGAGRSSGSQHSQSLEALLAHVPGLTVVMPSTPADTYGLLRSAIQDPNPVIFIENRLLYGKKGPQPPVDHLVPIGRSRVVRHGDDVTVVSVSRMVHEAVAAAETLADEHVSVEVIDLRTVAPLDLVPVLESVHKTSRLVIAHEAVVPFGIGAEIAATVAREAFWDLDAPIHRVGAAATPPPYAPGLERAWLPDRDTIAAAIREVVHT from the coding sequence GTGACCGCCACGCCCGTCCCCCCGCTCGAGCTCACCCGCCACGACCTGCTCGAGCTCCACCGCCGCATGCTGGTGATCCGGGGCTTCGAAGAGCGCGTGTCGCGCTTGTACCGCGGCAACGAGATCCCGGGCTTCGTCCACCTGTCGATCGGCCAAGAGGCCAGTGCGGTCGGCGCGTGCTGGCCGCTGCGGCCGTCCGACGCGATCACCTCGACACACCGGGGCCACGGGCACTGCCTGGCCAAAGGCCTCGACCCGCTTGCGATGTTCGCCGAGCTGATGGGCAAGGACGCCGGCACCAACCGCGGGCGGGGCGGATCGATGCACATCGCCGACCCCGAGCTCGGCATCTTCGGTGCCAACGGCATCGTGGCTGCCGGCGTGCCGCTGGCCGTCGGCGCAGCGACCGCTGCGAAGCTGCGCGGCGACGGCGGCGTGGCCGTGGCGTTCTTCGGTGACGGCGCACCGGCGCAGGGCGCGTTCCACGAGGCCGTCAACTTGGCTGCGGTCTGGTCGTTGCCGGTCGTGTTCTTCTGCGAGAACAACGGCTATGCCGAGTTCTCGCCGGTAGCCAACCAGCACGCGGCGCCGCTGGCGCGGCGGGCGGCTGGCTACGGGGTCGCCTATGCGGCGGTCGACGGCAACGATGTGATGGCCACCACCGCCACCATGGCCGACGCGGTGGCTCGGGTCCGGGCCGGCGAGGGGCCCATCGTCGTCGAAGCGGCCACGTACCGCTGGCACGGTCACTACGAAGGTGACCCTGAGCGGTACCGGTCGGCCGACGAAGTCCGCGAGTGGGCCGAGCGCGATCCGCTCGTGATCCACGCACAGCACCTGCGCGATGCCGGCATCACCGACGACGAGCTCGAGGCCATGGAGGACGCCGTGGCCACGGAGCTCGACGAAGCGGTCGAGACGGCACGCCGACTCGCCGATCCCGACCCGCAGACATTGCACGACTTCGTGGTGCGCGAGCGGCCCGCACCGCCAGAGCCGCCTGACCCTCCGCCCGATGCCCCCGTCATCCGCACCATGGACGCCATCCGCAGCGCCATCGAAGTCGAGATGGCGAACGACCCCGAGGTGTTCGTCGCCGGCATCGACGTCGCCGAGGGCGGCAACGTGTTCGGCATCTTGCCCGGCTTGCACGAGCAGTTCGGCGAGCGGGTGCGCGACACACCGATATCGGAGACCGCGATCGTGGGGCTGGGCGTCGGCGCCGCCATGGCGGGCATGCGCCCGCTGGTCGAGGTCATGTACCTGGACTTCCTCGGCGTGTGCTTCGACCAACTCCTCAACCAGGCGGCCAAGCTGCCGTTCATGACCGGCGGCGCGGCGCGCATGGGGCTCACCGTTCGCACCCAGTTCGGCGCCGGCCGTTCGTCGGGCAGCCAGCACTCCCAGAGCCTCGAGGCCCTGCTGGCCCACGTACCGGGCCTGACGGTGGTCATGCCGTCGACCCCGGCCGACACGTACGGGCTGCTGCGATCCGCCATCCAGGACCCGAACCCGGTGATCTTCATCGAGAATCGGCTGCTGTACGGCAAGAAGGGTCCGCAGCCGCCGGTCGACCACCTGGTGCCGATCGGTCGCTCGCGAGTGGTACGCCACGGCGACGACGTGACCGTCGTGTCGGTGTCGCGGATGGTGCACGAGGCGGTGGCCGCAGCCGAAACGCTCGCTGACGAGCACGTCTCGGTCGAAGTCATCGACCTGCGGACCGTCGCTCCGCTCGACCTCGTGCCGGTGCTCGAGTCGGTGCACAAGACGAGCCGCCTGGTGATCGCGCACGAAGCCGTGGTGCCGTTCGGCATCGGCGCCGAGATCGCGGCGACAGTTGCCCGCGAGGCCTTCTGGGACCTCGACGCACCCATCCATCGGGTGGGCGCCGCAGCCACGCCGCCCCCGTACGCACCCGGACTCGAACGGGCGTGGCTGCCCGACCGCGACACGATCGCCGCCGCCATCCGCGAGGTCGTCCACACCTGA
- a CDS encoding amidohydrolase family protein, whose protein sequence is MTAKDFVVSADGHLLEPPDLFRTRMPAHLRDRAVWEEDFELDEPWEGGARIFRRLHTAGFEGWTISRYRQTRGRMPEGDPDLILEDMDFDGVDAQVLHPNLSLFGLYSDDHELSMAHARVYNDYVMERFSPYFHRLAPTAPIPITDIDDAVAEVERVADGGFRAVLLPATPPKPYHSREYDPIWAAIQDAQLSVFVHTQTGGIKVDDAESTTLRVVMENARQVNEPMTEKAAAKRMITQAVYQPIVPQQVMCQLIGGGVPERFPDLHFSLIEFNAHWLSSLVGSMDKCWITGLGQDADWWLGVWDEERPASDQPNMAQLFRLNEKWPYPLMPSEYVRRQFHVSFQDDPVAVACRHITGLSTIVWGNDYPHAEGTFRASRELLATQLGDLPDDDRKAIVGGTLGDLLGFAPAVSS, encoded by the coding sequence ATGACGGCGAAGGATTTCGTTGTATCGGCCGACGGGCACTTGCTGGAGCCGCCCGACCTCTTCCGCACCCGGATGCCCGCGCACTTGCGCGACCGGGCGGTGTGGGAGGAGGACTTCGAGCTCGACGAGCCATGGGAGGGCGGAGCCCGGATCTTCCGTCGCCTGCACACGGCCGGGTTCGAAGGCTGGACGATCTCGCGGTACCGCCAGACCCGGGGGCGCATGCCCGAGGGTGACCCCGACCTCATCCTCGAGGACATGGACTTCGACGGCGTCGACGCGCAGGTGTTGCACCCGAACCTGTCGCTGTTCGGCTTGTACTCCGACGACCACGAGCTGTCGATGGCCCACGCCCGCGTGTACAACGACTACGTGATGGAGCGGTTCTCGCCGTACTTCCATCGCTTGGCGCCGACGGCCCCCATCCCGATCACCGACATCGACGACGCGGTGGCCGAAGTGGAGCGGGTCGCCGATGGCGGGTTCCGTGCGGTGCTGCTTCCTGCCACCCCGCCCAAGCCGTACCACTCCCGCGAGTACGACCCGATCTGGGCCGCGATCCAAGACGCCCAGCTGTCGGTGTTCGTGCACACCCAGACCGGCGGGATCAAGGTCGACGACGCGGAGTCGACCACGCTGCGGGTGGTCATGGAGAACGCCCGCCAGGTCAACGAGCCGATGACCGAGAAGGCCGCCGCCAAGCGGATGATCACCCAGGCGGTGTACCAGCCGATCGTGCCGCAGCAGGTCATGTGTCAGCTGATCGGCGGCGGTGTGCCGGAGCGGTTCCCCGACCTGCACTTCTCGCTGATCGAGTTCAACGCGCATTGGCTGTCGTCGTTGGTCGGCTCGATGGACAAGTGCTGGATCACCGGGCTCGGCCAGGATGCCGACTGGTGGCTCGGCGTGTGGGACGAGGAACGTCCGGCGTCCGACCAACCGAACATGGCGCAGCTGTTCCGCCTCAACGAGAAGTGGCCCTACCCGCTCATGCCGAGCGAGTACGTCCGGCGCCAGTTCCACGTGTCGTTCCAAGACGACCCCGTGGCGGTCGCGTGCCGGCACATCACCGGCCTGTCGACCATCGTGTGGGGCAACGACTACCCCCACGCGGAAGGCACGTTCCGTGCCAGCCGGGAGCTGCTCGCCACCCAGCTCGGCGACCTCCCCGACGACGACCGCAAGGCCATCGTGGGCGGCACCCTCGGCGACCTGCTCGGCTTCGCTCCCGCGGTGTCGAGCTGA
- a CDS encoding TetR/AcrR family transcriptional regulator encodes MPRAEARNGTGHNANWKARHDAIVDTSARLFAAKGYHATGIVELCEANELGKGALYHYIGSKEALLVAIHDRVMDEVLQGAAQITDEGGAPPEQLRRLGRALLDTIQRYPDHVWVFLHDFPALTGERAKHFRQRRREYEATIEKVLQAGVDAGDFRALDPWLTSRAWLGMHNYTYLWWQRGQRPLVDDIADPFAEIFMRGIARRAE; translated from the coding sequence ATGCCGCGAGCGGAGGCCCGGAACGGAACCGGGCACAACGCCAACTGGAAAGCGCGCCACGACGCGATCGTCGACACGTCGGCTCGGCTGTTCGCGGCGAAGGGGTACCACGCGACCGGCATCGTCGAGCTCTGCGAGGCGAACGAGCTCGGCAAAGGTGCCCTCTACCACTACATCGGCTCCAAAGAAGCGTTGCTGGTCGCGATCCACGACCGGGTGATGGACGAAGTGCTCCAAGGCGCGGCCCAGATCACCGACGAAGGCGGCGCGCCCCCCGAGCAGCTCCGGCGACTCGGTCGCGCGCTGCTCGACACGATCCAGCGGTACCCCGACCACGTGTGGGTCTTCCTGCACGACTTCCCGGCCCTCACCGGCGAGCGCGCCAAGCACTTCCGGCAGCGTCGCCGGGAGTATGAGGCCACGATCGAAAAGGTGCTCCAAGCAGGTGTCGACGCGGGCGACTTCCGGGCGCTCGACCCCTGGCTGACGTCGCGGGCCTGGCTCGGCATGCACAACTACACGTACTTGTGGTGGCAGCGCGGCCAGCGGCCGCTCGTCGACGACATCGCCGACCCGTTCGCCGAGATCTTCATGCGCGGCATCGCGCGCCGCGCCGAGTAG
- a CDS encoding acyl-CoA dehydrogenase family protein gives MDFSLDEIERDLVALCRTFAQEQIAVRAPAAWEEARCPTDLLREMGELGLLGMLVPEQWGGIGMSTVGFVAAMEQIGLADQSVAAAWQAHVTIGSLPLLLFGTDEQRERWLRPLAEGRALGAFGLTEPGAGSDARGISTRAERRDGGWVINGTKTFISNAGTDLSFGVTLLARTDDGDGGAARYGSFVVERGTDGFTMGPKMRGIGWRGLDTRELYFTDVWVPEDHLVGDPAMGLGQFLRTLEVGRISIAALSLSLTQAVLDLATGYARSRVQFGQPISGFQAVQFKLADIATELEAARWLTYRAASLRDHDQPFMKEAAMAKLKASRLAAWAASEAVQIHGGIGYMLDTPVARFYCDSKVLEIGEGTNEIQHLVIARALGC, from the coding sequence ATGGACTTCTCCCTCGACGAGATCGAGCGCGACCTCGTGGCGCTGTGCCGCACGTTTGCACAAGAGCAGATCGCCGTCCGTGCCCCGGCCGCATGGGAGGAAGCTCGCTGCCCGACCGACCTGTTGCGCGAGATGGGCGAGCTCGGGCTCCTCGGCATGTTGGTGCCCGAGCAGTGGGGCGGGATCGGCATGTCGACCGTCGGGTTCGTGGCGGCGATGGAGCAGATCGGGTTGGCCGACCAGTCGGTCGCGGCGGCCTGGCAGGCCCATGTGACGATCGGGTCGCTCCCGCTGTTGCTGTTCGGCACCGACGAGCAACGTGAGCGGTGGCTGCGCCCGCTGGCCGAAGGCCGTGCCCTCGGCGCGTTCGGGCTCACCGAACCCGGCGCGGGATCCGACGCCCGTGGGATCAGCACCCGGGCTGAGCGCCGCGACGGTGGTTGGGTGATCAACGGCACGAAGACGTTCATCTCCAACGCCGGCACCGATCTATCCTTCGGCGTCACGCTTCTCGCACGCACCGACGACGGCGACGGCGGCGCGGCGAGGTACGGCAGCTTCGTGGTCGAACGGGGCACCGACGGATTCACGATGGGCCCGAAGATGCGCGGCATCGGCTGGCGCGGGCTCGACACCCGCGAGCTGTACTTCACCGATGTGTGGGTTCCCGAGGACCACCTCGTGGGCGACCCGGCGATGGGGCTCGGCCAGTTCCTGCGCACCCTCGAAGTGGGTCGCATCTCGATCGCCGCGCTGTCGCTCAGCCTCACCCAGGCCGTGCTCGACCTGGCCACCGGCTACGCACGCAGCCGGGTGCAGTTCGGCCAGCCGATCTCCGGGTTCCAAGCCGTGCAGTTCAAGCTCGCCGACATCGCCACCGAGCTCGAAGCCGCCCGCTGGCTGACATATCGAGCGGCGTCGCTGCGCGACCACGACCAGCCGTTCATGAAAGAAGCGGCCATGGCGAAGCTCAAGGCCAGCCGGCTGGCCGCGTGGGCCGCGTCGGAAGCGGTGCAGATCCACGGCGGGATCGGCTACATGCTCGACACTCCCGTGGCCCGGTTCTACTGCGACTCGAAAGTGCTCGAGATCGGCGAGGGCACCAACGAGATCCAGCACCTGGTCATCGCCCGCGCCCTCGGCTGCTGA
- a CDS encoding cyclase family protein: MTKRWAQRPDGSTWGDWGDDDELGRINLLTPEKVRQGVHEVEAGVTFCLSLPLDFPGGTALNQRRHPPVLAPTEDMDGNADTFYNIHMSEMPDFGDPKYVDVWADDVVTLSLQYSTQWDSLAHVGAEFDADGDGVDEGVYYNGYRAGTDLVGPGDDVAGDGIGHRCFARHLGLEHMAFHGVQGRGVLVDLAHHLGDEWRAVDLELLQEILAADQVVVEPGDMLLFHTGFATRVLEWDRNPDPRKIFTTSSYLDGRDPALLEWIADSQIAALVADNYAVEGLLGKDRDPSRHSFLPIHHLCLFKLGVPLGEMWYLHELAGWLREHGRNRFLLTAPPLRLPGIVGSPLTPIATV; encoded by the coding sequence GTGACCAAGCGATGGGCGCAACGCCCGGACGGCTCGACTTGGGGTGATTGGGGCGACGACGACGAGCTCGGACGCATCAACCTGCTCACCCCTGAAAAGGTCCGCCAAGGCGTGCACGAAGTCGAGGCCGGGGTCACGTTCTGTCTCAGCCTGCCGCTCGACTTCCCGGGCGGCACGGCGCTCAACCAGCGGCGCCACCCCCCGGTGCTCGCACCCACTGAGGACATGGATGGCAACGCGGACACCTTCTACAACATCCACATGAGCGAGATGCCCGACTTCGGCGACCCGAAGTACGTCGACGTGTGGGCCGACGATGTGGTCACGCTCTCGTTGCAGTACTCGACGCAGTGGGACTCGCTCGCGCACGTCGGCGCGGAGTTCGACGCCGACGGCGACGGGGTTGACGAGGGCGTCTACTACAACGGCTACCGGGCCGGCACCGACCTGGTCGGCCCCGGCGACGACGTGGCGGGCGACGGGATCGGCCACCGCTGCTTCGCCCGCCACCTCGGCCTGGAGCACATGGCCTTCCACGGCGTACAGGGCCGGGGGGTGCTCGTCGACTTGGCGCACCACCTCGGCGACGAGTGGCGGGCCGTCGACCTCGAGCTCCTCCAGGAGATCCTCGCCGCCGACCAGGTGGTGGTCGAACCGGGCGACATGTTGCTGTTCCACACCGGGTTCGCGACCCGAGTCCTCGAGTGGGACCGCAACCCCGACCCGCGCAAGATCTTCACCACCTCGTCGTACCTCGACGGGCGCGACCCCGCGCTGCTCGAGTGGATCGCCGACTCGCAGATCGCCGCGCTGGTGGCCGACAACTACGCGGTCGAGGGCCTGCTGGGCAAGGACCGCGATCCGAGCCGCCACTCGTTCTTGCCGATCCACCACTTGTGCCTGTTCAAGCTCGGGGTGCCGCTCGGAGAGATGTGGTACTTGCACGAGCTCGCCGGCTGGCT